A DNA window from Streptomyces bacillaris contains the following coding sequences:
- the ilvD gene encoding dihydroxy-acid dehydratase, translating into MPQLRSRTVTHGRNMAGARALMRASGVASADIGKPIIAVANSFTEFVPGHTHLAPVGRIVSEAIQAAGAVPREFNTIAVDDGIAMGHGGMLYSLPSRDLIADSVEYMVEAHCADALICISNCDKITPGMLMAAMRLNIPTVFVSGGPMEAGKATLVDGTVRKLDLVNAISDAVDETISDEDILRIEENACPTCGSCSGMFTANSMNCLTEALGLSLPGNGSVLATHTARKALYENAGRTVVEITKRYYEQDDETVLPRAIGTRAAFDNAMALDIAMGGSTNTILHLLAAAQEAELAYDLADIDAVSRRVPCLSKVAPNVAPGGTYYMEDVHRAGGIPALLGELHRGGLLNEDVRSVHSDTLAEWLKNWDVRGGSPSAEAVELWHAAPGCVRSATAFSQSERWDTLDLDAAGGCIRDVEHAYSKDGGLAVLKGNLAEDGCVVKTAGVDESIWTFEGPAVVCESQDEAVDKILRKEITAGDVVVIRYEGPRGGPGMQEMLYPTSFLKGRGLGKVCALVTDGRFSGGTSGLSIGHASPEAASGGTIALVENGDRIRIDIPNRSIELLVDDAELATRRTALDGVYAPKSRERKVSAALRAYAAMATSADRGAVRDVTKLG; encoded by the coding sequence ATGCCCCAGCTGAGGTCCCGCACGGTCACCCACGGACGCAACATGGCGGGCGCGCGCGCCCTTATGCGCGCGTCGGGCGTAGCGAGCGCGGACATCGGCAAGCCGATCATCGCGGTCGCCAACTCCTTCACCGAGTTCGTCCCCGGCCACACCCACCTCGCCCCGGTCGGCCGGATCGTCTCCGAGGCGATCCAGGCGGCGGGCGCGGTCCCGCGCGAGTTCAACACCATCGCCGTGGACGACGGCATCGCGATGGGCCACGGCGGCATGCTCTACAGCCTGCCCTCGCGCGACCTGATCGCCGATTCCGTCGAGTACATGGTCGAGGCGCACTGCGCGGACGCGCTGATCTGCATCTCCAACTGCGACAAGATCACCCCGGGCATGCTGATGGCCGCCATGCGCCTCAACATCCCCACCGTCTTCGTCTCCGGCGGCCCGATGGAGGCCGGCAAGGCCACCCTCGTCGACGGCACCGTGCGAAAACTCGACCTGGTCAACGCGATCAGCGACGCGGTCGACGAGACCATCTCCGACGAGGACATCCTCCGCATCGAGGAGAACGCCTGCCCCACCTGCGGCAGCTGTTCCGGCATGTTCACCGCCAACTCGATGAACTGCCTGACCGAGGCCCTCGGCCTCTCCCTCCCCGGCAACGGCTCGGTCCTCGCCACCCACACCGCCCGCAAGGCGCTGTACGAGAACGCGGGCCGCACGGTCGTCGAGATCACCAAGCGCTACTACGAGCAGGACGACGAGACGGTCCTGCCCCGCGCCATCGGCACCCGCGCCGCGTTCGACAACGCCATGGCGCTGGACATCGCCATGGGCGGTTCCACCAACACGATCCTCCACCTGCTGGCCGCCGCCCAGGAGGCCGAGCTGGCCTACGACCTGGCCGACATCGACGCCGTCTCGCGCCGCGTCCCGTGCCTCTCCAAGGTCGCCCCGAACGTCGCCCCCGGCGGGACGTACTACATGGAGGACGTCCACCGCGCCGGTGGCATCCCCGCCCTCCTGGGCGAACTGCACCGCGGCGGCCTCCTCAACGAGGACGTCCGCTCCGTGCACTCCGACACCCTCGCCGAGTGGCTGAAGAACTGGGACGTGCGCGGCGGCTCCCCGTCCGCCGAGGCCGTCGAGCTGTGGCACGCGGCCCCCGGCTGCGTCCGCTCGGCCACTGCCTTCTCCCAGTCCGAGCGGTGGGACACCCTCGACCTGGACGCGGCGGGCGGCTGCATCCGCGACGTCGAGCACGCCTACTCCAAGGACGGCGGCCTCGCCGTCCTCAAGGGCAACCTGGCCGAGGACGGCTGCGTCGTGAAGACGGCCGGCGTCGACGAGTCGATCTGGACCTTCGAGGGCCCGGCCGTCGTCTGCGAGTCCCAGGACGAGGCCGTCGACAAGATCCTCCGCAAGGAGATCACCGCGGGCGACGTCGTCGTCATCCGTTACGAGGGTCCGCGCGGCGGCCCCGGCATGCAGGAGATGCTCTACCCGACGTCCTTCCTCAAGGGCCGGGGTCTGGGCAAGGTCTGCGCCCTGGTCACCGACGGCCGCTTCTCCGGCGGTACGTCGGGCCTCTCCATCGGCCACGCCTCGCCCGAGGCGGCCTCCGGCGGCACGATCGCCCTCGTCGAGAACGGCGACCGCATCCGCATCGACATCCCCAACCGCTCCATCGAGCTCCTGGTCGACGACGCCGAACTCGCCACCCGCCGCACCGCCCTCGACGGCGTGTACGCCCCCAAGTCCCGCGAACGCAAGGTCTCGGCCGCCCTGCGCGCGTACGCGGCGATGGCGACGAGCGCGGACCGAGGCGCGGTCAGGGACGTCACGAAGCTGGGCTGA
- a CDS encoding ABC transporter ATP-binding protein gives MMNYDSGGTHPPPQPPPPAIEARGLTVVRGDRTVLRGLDFTLEPGTITGLLGPSGCGKTTLMRAVAGTQAKVTGTLTVLGHPAGAPPLRPRIGYVTQAPSVYTDLTVRQNLDYFAAVLHPGRAHRETCRTAVTRAIEDVDLTSHADAPAGALSGGQRSRVSLAVALLSTPDLLVLDEPTVGLDPVLRRDLWDLFHRLAADRGATLLISSHVMDEAERCHRLLLMREGRILAEDTPEALRTRTGTETVEAAFLHLVDEAAATQGKEPRP, from the coding sequence ATGATGAATTACGACTCCGGTGGAACACACCCACCCCCGCAACCCCCGCCTCCCGCCATCGAGGCCCGGGGCCTCACCGTCGTACGAGGCGACCGCACGGTCCTGCGCGGCCTCGACTTCACCCTCGAACCCGGCACGATCACCGGCCTCCTCGGCCCCTCGGGCTGCGGAAAGACGACCCTGATGCGGGCGGTCGCCGGCACCCAGGCCAAGGTGACGGGCACACTCACCGTCCTCGGCCACCCCGCCGGAGCCCCGCCCCTGCGCCCCCGCATCGGGTACGTCACCCAGGCGCCCTCCGTCTACACGGACCTCACCGTCCGGCAGAACCTCGACTACTTCGCGGCCGTCCTCCACCCCGGCCGCGCCCACCGGGAGACCTGCCGCACCGCCGTCACCCGCGCCATCGAGGACGTCGACCTCACGAGCCACGCCGACGCCCCGGCCGGTGCGCTCTCCGGCGGCCAGCGCAGCCGGGTCTCGCTGGCGGTGGCCCTGCTCTCCACCCCCGACCTGCTGGTCCTGGACGAACCGACGGTCGGCCTGGACCCCGTACTCCGCCGCGACCTGTGGGACCTCTTCCACCGCCTGGCCGCCGACCGGGGCGCCACCCTCCTCATCTCGTCGCACGTCATGGACGAGGCCGAACGCTGCCACCGCCTCCTCCTGATGCGCGAGGGCCGCATCCTCGCCGAGGACACCCCCGAGGCACTCCGCACCCGCACCGGCACGGAGACGGTGGAGGCGGCCTTCCTCCACCTGGTCGACGAGGCGGCAGCCACTCAAGGGAAGGAGCCGCGGCCATGA
- a CDS encoding Ppx/GppA phosphatase family protein, whose translation MRLGVLDVGSNTVHLLVVDAHPGARPLPAHSHKAELRLAELLDEGGAIGPLGVDRLVSTISDAIQAAEDKGCEDVLPFATSAVREASNADEVLERVRVETGVDLAVLSGEEEARLTFLAARRWFGWSAGKLLVLDIGGGSLEIAFGIDEEPDTAVSLPLGAGRLTGAWLPDDPADPEQVRALRRHVRATIARTVGVFSRSGRPDHVVATSKTFKQLARIAGAARSTEGLYVQRSLSRRALEEWVPKLAAMTVEERGRLPGVSEGRAAQLLAGALVAEGAMDLFGVEELEICPWALREGVILRRLDHLPVERAALPG comes from the coding sequence ATGAGACTCGGAGTCCTCGACGTGGGATCGAACACGGTTCATCTGCTGGTGGTCGACGCCCACCCCGGCGCCCGCCCGCTGCCCGCACACTCGCACAAGGCGGAGCTGCGGCTCGCCGAACTGCTCGACGAGGGTGGCGCGATCGGCCCGCTCGGTGTGGACCGGCTCGTCTCGACGATCTCCGACGCGATCCAGGCCGCCGAGGACAAGGGGTGCGAGGACGTGCTGCCGTTCGCCACCTCCGCCGTGCGCGAGGCGTCCAACGCGGACGAGGTCCTGGAGCGCGTACGGGTCGAGACCGGGGTCGACCTCGCCGTCCTGAGCGGCGAGGAGGAGGCGCGGCTCACCTTCCTGGCCGCCCGCCGCTGGTTCGGCTGGTCGGCGGGGAAGCTGCTGGTCCTGGACATCGGGGGCGGTTCGCTGGAGATCGCCTTCGGGATCGACGAGGAGCCGGACACCGCCGTCTCCCTGCCGCTCGGCGCGGGCCGTCTCACCGGCGCCTGGCTGCCGGACGACCCGGCCGACCCCGAACAGGTCCGGGCGCTGCGCCGGCATGTGCGGGCCACCATCGCGCGGACGGTGGGCGTGTTCAGCCGTTCCGGCCGCCCGGACCATGTGGTCGCCACCTCCAAGACGTTCAAGCAGCTCGCCCGGATCGCCGGTGCCGCCCGCTCCACCGAGGGCCTCTACGTGCAGCGGTCGCTGAGCCGCCGGGCCCTGGAGGAGTGGGTGCCGAAGCTGGCCGCGATGACGGTGGAGGAGCGCGGTCGGCTGCCCGGCGTCTCCGAGGGCCGGGCCGCACAGCTGCTGGCGGGGGCGCTGGTGGCGGAGGGCGCGATGGACCTGTTCGGGGTGGAGGAGCTGGAGATCTGCCCCTGGGCCCTGCGCGAGGGTGTCATCCTGCGCCGCCTGGACCACCTCCCGGTGGAGCGGGCCGCGCTGCCGGGGTGA
- a CDS encoding protein kinase domain-containing protein, whose amino-acid sequence MPPLPGTGAHPEAEFPEYAGTYRLEACLGSGGMGVVHLARSASGLQLAVKVVHRPYAADPEFRARFRQEVAAARRVSGAFTAPVVDADPDAGRPWMATLYVPGPTLAEQVKRNGPLAPAELRRLTAGLAEALRDIHRAGVIHRDLKPSNVLLSDAGPKVIDFGISRPYDSDLRTETGKLIGSPPYMAPEQFQRPREVGPAADVFALGAVLVHAATGRGPFDSDSPYIVAYQVVHDEADLSGVPEDLAELVGRCLAKDPAARPTPDEVMAELRPPSYEAAAFIPAQRRAAAVTATAVAGGEREGAEDATHVREGGVPARRWGRGRSRGRLVVAAALLLLVAGVGAGGFALWGGGGGGAAEAPGRMTEGKGRATESGAAEAFSPWSTVLRTSGNATPVCSSAGVGAALYCAVDGTGTVRIDPADGRVLWSDRNTALRDASAPVVSGGVVLSAGPDGKLRAYDPVKGTPVRETGLSASPGSAFAAGSTLLVVADDGTVTALDGGSGTERWERALAGHTRPDFGLYDEASGLAYAVEHAASGGSTLVTAVDATSGRVAWQRRLDGMLTPVSTAGAGELVLTAMNRDAETVALVRYAPGKREATRIALPFRMDEPQVAMAGDAAYLLGRGGSLLAVDTGAGAGAGAGGKAPGGAGASGGAGELWRLETGVGRGSAPVLGEGGHLYFSASDGRLLAVDTGRGAVVGQTRARLSGGKLTYASDLPAPVTAGRTVVGTAPDGSVFAVDGLVPEGW is encoded by the coding sequence ATGCCGCCGCTGCCAGGGACCGGAGCGCATCCGGAAGCGGAATTTCCGGAATACGCGGGTACCTACCGCCTTGAGGCATGTCTCGGCTCGGGCGGCATGGGCGTCGTCCATCTGGCGCGCTCCGCCTCCGGGCTCCAGCTCGCGGTGAAGGTGGTGCACCGGCCGTATGCGGCGGACCCCGAGTTCAGGGCCCGGTTCCGGCAGGAGGTGGCGGCCGCGCGGCGGGTGAGCGGGGCGTTCACCGCCCCGGTCGTGGACGCCGACCCGGACGCCGGACGGCCCTGGATGGCCACCCTGTACGTCCCCGGGCCGACTCTCGCCGAGCAGGTCAAGCGGAACGGGCCGCTGGCCCCCGCCGAGCTGCGCAGGCTGACCGCAGGACTGGCCGAGGCGCTGCGGGACATCCACCGCGCGGGCGTCATCCACCGCGACCTCAAGCCGAGCAACGTGCTGCTCTCCGACGCGGGCCCGAAGGTCATCGACTTCGGCATCTCCCGCCCGTACGACAGCGATCTGCGCACCGAGACCGGCAAGCTGATCGGCTCGCCGCCCTACATGGCGCCCGAGCAGTTCCAGCGGCCGCGTGAGGTGGGGCCGGCCGCCGATGTGTTCGCGCTGGGGGCGGTGCTCGTCCATGCGGCGACGGGGCGGGGGCCGTTCGACTCGGACAGCCCGTACATCGTGGCGTACCAGGTGGTGCACGACGAGGCGGATCTGAGCGGGGTGCCGGAGGACCTCGCGGAGCTGGTCGGGCGGTGCCTGGCGAAGGACCCGGCCGCGCGGCCGACGCCGGACGAGGTGATGGCGGAGCTGCGGCCGCCGTCGTACGAGGCCGCCGCGTTCATACCGGCTCAGCGGCGGGCGGCGGCGGTCACGGCGACTGCCGTGGCGGGCGGTGAGCGGGAGGGGGCCGAGGACGCCACGCATGTACGCGAGGGCGGGGTTCCGGCACGGCGGTGGGGGCGTGGGCGTTCACGTGGGCGGCTGGTGGTGGCCGCCGCGCTGCTCCTGCTGGTGGCGGGCGTCGGCGCCGGGGGGTTCGCGCTGTGGGGCGGCGGCGGCGGTGGGGCCGCGGAGGCTCCGGGGCGCATGACGGAGGGGAAGGGGAGGGCTACGGAGTCGGGTGCGGCGGAGGCGTTCTCGCCGTGGAGCACCGTGCTGCGGACCTCCGGGAACGCCACCCCCGTCTGTTCCTCCGCCGGGGTCGGTGCGGCCCTGTACTGCGCGGTGGACGGGACCGGGACCGTACGGATCGACCCCGCCGACGGGCGGGTGCTCTGGTCGGACCGGAACACCGCCCTCCGCGATGCCTCGGCGCCCGTCGTCTCGGGCGGGGTGGTGCTCTCGGCGGGGCCGGACGGGAAGCTGCGCGCGTACGACCCGGTCAAGGGCACACCGGTCCGGGAGACCGGGCTCTCCGCGAGCCCCGGGTCCGCCTTCGCCGCCGGTTCCACGCTGCTGGTCGTCGCGGACGACGGCACGGTGACGGCGCTGGACGGCGGCAGCGGGACCGAGCGGTGGGAGCGGGCGCTGGCCGGGCACACCCGGCCGGACTTCGGGCTGTACGACGAGGCCTCCGGTCTCGCGTACGCCGTCGAGCACGCGGCGAGCGGTGGCTCCACCCTGGTCACCGCCGTGGACGCGACGAGCGGCCGGGTCGCGTGGCAGCGGCGGCTGGACGGGATGCTGACCCCGGTCTCCACCGCCGGGGCCGGGGAGCTGGTGCTCACGGCGATGAACCGGGACGCGGAGACCGTCGCGCTGGTGCGGTACGCGCCGGGGAAGCGGGAGGCCACCCGGATCGCGCTGCCCTTCCGGATGGACGAGCCGCAGGTGGCGATGGCCGGGGACGCGGCGTATCTGCTGGGCCGGGGCGGGTCGCTGCTGGCGGTGGATACGGGGGCGGGAGCGGGAGCCGGGGCCGGTGGGAAGGCTCCCGGCGGGGCGGGCGCTTCCGGCGGGGCCGGGGAGTTGTGGCGGCTGGAGACCGGGGTGGGGCGGGGGTCCGCGCCGGTGCTCGGGGAGGGCGGGCACCTGTACTTCTCCGCCTCGGACGGGCGGCTGCTGGCCGTGGACACCGGCCGGGGGGCGGTGGTGGGGCAGACCCGGGCGCGGCTGAGCGGAGGGAAGCTGACGTACGCCTCCGACCTGCCCGCCCCGGTGACGGCGGGGCGGACGGTCGTGGGGACGGCGCCGGACGGGTCGGTCTTCGCGGTGGACGGGCTGGTGCCGGAGGGTTGGTGA
- a CDS encoding ABC transporter permease, whose amino-acid sequence MKATATATSPLPLSFARTAATAARVLRQLHHDPRTIALLLLVPVLMITLLRYVFDGAPGTFDSIGASLLGIFPLITMFLVTSIATLRERTSGTLERLLALPLGKGDLIAGYALAFGAVAVVQSVLATAVSVWLLGLDVTGSPWLLLLVALLDALLGTALGLFVSAFAASEFQAVQFMPAVIFPQLLLCGLFVPRDRMHPVLEAISNVLPMSYAVDGMDQVVRHSDLTGAFLRDIAVVAGSALLVLCLGAVTLRRRTP is encoded by the coding sequence ATGAAGGCGACGGCGACCGCCACCAGCCCCCTCCCCCTCTCCTTCGCCCGTACGGCGGCGACAGCGGCCAGGGTCCTGCGCCAGCTCCACCACGACCCGCGCACCATCGCCCTGCTGCTGCTCGTCCCGGTCCTGATGATCACGCTGCTCCGGTACGTCTTCGACGGCGCACCCGGGACGTTCGACTCGATCGGCGCCTCGCTCCTCGGCATCTTCCCGCTGATCACGATGTTCCTGGTGACCTCGATCGCCACCCTGCGCGAACGCACCTCGGGCACCTTGGAGCGCCTCCTCGCCCTCCCGCTCGGCAAGGGCGACCTGATCGCCGGGTACGCCCTCGCGTTCGGCGCGGTCGCGGTCGTCCAGTCCGTCCTGGCCACCGCCGTCTCGGTCTGGCTGCTCGGCCTGGACGTGACCGGCTCACCGTGGCTGCTCCTGCTGGTCGCACTGCTCGACGCCCTGCTCGGCACCGCGCTCGGCCTCTTCGTCTCGGCGTTCGCCGCATCGGAGTTCCAGGCGGTCCAGTTCATGCCGGCGGTGATCTTCCCGCAGCTCCTGCTCTGCGGCCTGTTCGTCCCGCGCGACCGGATGCACCCGGTGCTGGAGGCGATCTCGAACGTCCTGCCCATGTCGTACGCCGTCGACGGCATGGACCAGGTCGTGCGCCACTCCGACCTCACCGGCGCCTTCCTCCGGGACATCGCGGTCGTGGCCGGAAGCGCGCTCCTGGTCCTCTGCCTGGGCGCGGTCACGCTCCGCCGCCGCACCCCGTGA
- a CDS encoding sugar phosphate isomerase/epimerase family protein yields the protein MVRIPDAKVALSTASVYPESTATAFEIAARLGYDGVEVMVWTDPVSQDIEALRRLSDYHQVPILAVHAPCLLITQRVWSTDPWVKLQRARAAAEKLGASTVVVHPPFRWQRNYAREFVNGIWRMADETDVRFAVENMYPWRYRDREMLAYAPDWDVTNDDYRHFTVDLSHTATARTEALAMVERMGDRLAHIHLADGRGSAKDEHLVPGRGDQPCAELLERLARTSFDGHVVIEVNTRRAMSSAEREADLAEALAFTRLHLATSTTTPIAPAAPNPAASDPAAPDPAAASDQAASDPAPGPGTRRP from the coding sequence GTGGTGCGCATCCCCGATGCGAAGGTCGCCCTGTCAACGGCCTCGGTCTACCCCGAGTCCACCGCGACGGCCTTCGAGATCGCCGCGCGTCTGGGGTACGACGGCGTCGAGGTCATGGTCTGGACCGACCCCGTCAGCCAGGACATCGAGGCCCTGCGCCGGCTCTCCGACTACCACCAGGTCCCGATCCTGGCGGTCCACGCCCCCTGCCTCCTGATCACCCAGCGGGTCTGGTCCACCGACCCGTGGGTCAAGCTCCAGCGGGCCCGGGCGGCGGCCGAGAAGCTGGGCGCCTCCACGGTCGTGGTGCACCCGCCGTTCCGGTGGCAGCGCAACTACGCCCGGGAGTTCGTGAACGGGATCTGGCGGATGGCCGACGAGACGGACGTCCGGTTCGCCGTCGAGAACATGTACCCGTGGCGCTACCGGGACCGCGAGATGCTCGCGTACGCCCCCGACTGGGACGTCACCAACGACGACTACCGCCACTTCACGGTCGACCTCTCGCACACCGCGACCGCCCGCACCGAGGCGCTCGCCATGGTGGAGCGGATGGGCGACCGGCTCGCCCACATCCACCTCGCCGACGGCCGGGGCTCGGCCAAGGACGAGCACCTGGTGCCCGGCCGGGGCGACCAGCCGTGCGCGGAGCTGCTGGAGCGGCTGGCCCGTACGTCGTTCGACGGGCATGTCGTCATCGAGGTCAACACCCGCCGCGCGATGTCCTCCGCCGAACGCGAGGCCGACCTCGCGGAGGCCCTGGCCTTCACCCGCCTCCACCTGGCCACGTCCACGACGACGCCTATCGCTCCGGCAGCCCCGAACCCGGCCGCCTCCGACCCGGCCGCTCCCGACCCGGCTGCCGCCTCCGACCAGGCTGCCTCCGACCCGGCCCCCGGCCCCGGCACCCGCCGCCCGTGA
- a CDS encoding TetR/AcrR family transcriptional regulator → MPPTRPPAPAPAARDRRRTRPRRRGRPSRKAAADGPDTRTRILRAARTEFAERGYDKTSIRGIGKAAGVDAALVHHYFGTKDEVFAAAVELTFEPALVLPAVVGGPPEALGERLARFFLSVWEDPGTRTPLLAILRSAVTHEAAANVLRDFVLRRLLERIAAELDVPDPTLRAELAASQMLGIAMLRYVVRAEPLASAEPEEIVAMVAPTLQRYLGEA, encoded by the coding sequence CTGCCTCCGACCCGGCCCCCGGCCCCGGCACCCGCCGCCCGTGACCGACGACGCACCCGCCCCCGCCGCCGGGGCCGCCCCTCCCGCAAGGCCGCCGCCGACGGCCCCGACACCCGTACGCGCATCCTGCGGGCGGCCCGTACGGAGTTCGCGGAGCGCGGCTACGACAAGACGTCGATCCGGGGCATCGGCAAGGCCGCCGGGGTGGACGCGGCCCTCGTCCACCACTACTTCGGTACGAAGGACGAGGTCTTCGCCGCCGCCGTCGAGCTGACCTTCGAACCGGCCCTGGTCCTCCCCGCCGTGGTGGGCGGCCCGCCGGAGGCGCTGGGGGAGCGGCTGGCGCGCTTCTTCCTCTCCGTGTGGGAGGACCCCGGCACCCGTACGCCCCTGCTGGCGATCCTGCGGTCGGCGGTCACGCACGAGGCGGCGGCGAACGTGCTGCGGGACTTCGTGCTGCGGCGGCTGCTGGAGCGGATCGCGGCCGAGCTGGATGTACCGGACCCCACCCTCCGTGCCGAGCTGGCCGCCTCGCAGATGCTGGGCATCGCGATGCTGCGGTACGTGGTCCGTGCCGAGCCGCTCGCCTCGGCGGAGCCGGAGGAGATCGTGGCGATGGTGGCGCCGACGCTCCAGCGATACTTGGGCGAGGCCTGA
- the proC gene encoding pyrroline-5-carboxylate reductase: MTQTVAVLGTGKIGEALLSGMIRAGWRPADLLVTTRRSDRAEELRTRYGVESVGNAEAAKAADILILAVKPQDMGKLLDELAPHVGTDRLVISAAAGITTTFIEERLTTGTPVVRVMPNTPVLVDEGMSVISAGSHATGAHLTTTEEIFGGVGKTLRVPESQQDAATALSGSGPAYFYFLVEAMTDAGILLGLPRAQAHDLIVQAAIGAAVMLRDSGEHPVKLREAVTSPAGTTISAIRELENHGVRAALIAALEAARDRSRELASGNG, from the coding sequence ATGACCCAGACAGTCGCAGTCCTCGGTACCGGAAAGATCGGGGAGGCCCTCCTCAGCGGCATGATCCGGGCGGGCTGGCGACCGGCCGACCTCCTGGTGACCACCCGCCGCAGTGACCGCGCCGAGGAGCTGCGCACGCGGTACGGAGTCGAGTCGGTCGGCAACGCCGAGGCGGCGAAGGCCGCGGACATCCTCATCCTGGCGGTGAAGCCGCAGGACATGGGGAAGCTCCTCGACGAGCTGGCCCCGCACGTCGGCACCGACCGCCTGGTGATCAGCGCCGCCGCCGGTATCACCACCACGTTCATCGAGGAGCGGCTCACCACGGGCACCCCGGTCGTCCGGGTCATGCCCAACACCCCGGTCCTCGTGGACGAGGGCATGTCCGTCATCTCGGCCGGCAGCCACGCCACCGGCGCTCACCTCACCACCACCGAGGAGATCTTCGGCGGCGTCGGAAAGACCCTGCGCGTCCCGGAGTCCCAGCAGGACGCGGCCACCGCCCTCTCCGGCTCGGGCCCCGCCTACTTCTACTTCCTGGTCGAGGCCATGACCGACGCGGGCATCCTGCTCGGCCTGCCCCGCGCCCAGGCCCACGACCTCATCGTCCAGGCCGCGATCGGCGCCGCCGTGATGCTCCGCGACAGCGGCGAGCACCCGGTCAAGCTCCGCGAGGCCGTCACCAGCCCCGCCGGCACCACGATCAGCGCCATCCGCGAGCTGGAGAACCACGGCGTACGGGCCGCCCTCATCGCCGCCCTCGAAGCCGCCCGCGACCGCAGCCGCGAACTGGCCTCCGGCAACGGCTGA
- a CDS encoding SH3 domain-containing protein, with the protein MGADEQTIEPPAERAAEAPEAATTTAGATTAAAATASLHKYPIAPGYRVNVRSGPGTNYRIVRTLPLGMKVPIYCQKPGERVTGPYGTSNLWCNIANGQFISDTYVYTGSDGYVAPRCD; encoded by the coding sequence ATGGGCGCTGACGAGCAGACCATCGAACCGCCGGCGGAGAGAGCCGCGGAGGCACCCGAAGCGGCGACCACCACGGCCGGGGCCACGACCGCAGCCGCGGCGACCGCCTCGCTGCACAAGTACCCGATCGCCCCCGGCTACCGGGTCAACGTCCGCTCCGGCCCCGGCACCAACTACCGGATCGTGCGCACGCTCCCGCTCGGCATGAAGGTCCCGATCTACTGCCAGAAGCCGGGCGAGCGGGTCACCGGCCCGTACGGCACGTCGAACCTCTGGTGCAACATCGCCAACGGCCAGTTCATCTCGGACACGTACGTCTACACCGGCAGCGACGGATACGTGGCCCCCCGCTGCGACTGA